In Macrobrachium nipponense isolate FS-2020 chromosome 36, ASM1510439v2, whole genome shotgun sequence, a genomic segment contains:
- the LOC135203466 gene encoding trichohyalin-like, with translation MILDDLFHFCCCRGVSSGFRVPGALFDAAVDSLEPEIVVDQSNSSLTAPSFAFAKPLVGLALLAALALAVCWMYGMSGRRFDEMEECMKSERIDEYDSEDDDETNMSESEDDDEMNLSESEDDDETSMNESEEHLENDMTDSENELETDVSRVSRLEDSLELEDLEDGDEELEETTETEQLESTEEEGDLPTLYQEQPDVEMQRLQESLEKSQANGTRMEQLLKEAEKAIERIQRELEGKDILLEKRADDTAAMSRQIESVCLQKEQVLTENRRLQHDLELALDQGEKADNFNKELMDQIASLERRLEETENFLKKRDEDETELKRLFQKEMVDKERDLQCAKEKETELSLKLEKIETFNQILDAENEDLMRLVVDYREALDQKERKVDHLQELLARQATESEKDQEKLTTLAVQMTAIEGTVEELENQLSAIQENQEVLQGKLELTESENSTLREVAADLKDRNCELEKNLADETHKNLVLEYQVQFLESVLRQKESQLVSASEILNAERAKTEIMAQELQVMRNWVAELGGENEKCKEEIAAKAAEVTSLQKELNNEKKLTQVLAGEAQVMKNWVAELGGENATLQDEVIKTDLKINSLLKSLRKEKQRSRNLQEALHHGKEMENLLKEEKTRGNEMATSLRTFKVELNNRDLQIENLLNMEKKLICEKEELVEELGIALSHGKELDTLLEEAGQKATKLANDFEEEVQKREDQLRDLLDKEEQLRAEKLELEDRLENAVNLLIKEQQENVNWQEMLQEREKEVETLRKDEKDHQEQRKEMENKLQEGKKELQQLRTECENLKENWRIQEEKMIKEQQRLMERQRRQEEALREQDKYMLMTLLHGTAQRNFHLQHIALQHGTETLDSISEKEKQDEDLWLRKEKQHRKYCDTQQERTNYPKQWDVLTQTLMELTRGDSGENCEISNGKPDDKTCHQSSER, from the coding sequence ATGATCTTGGACGACTTGTTTCATTTCTGTTGTTGTCGAGGAGTCAGCAGTGGTTTCCGAGTACCTGGTGCTCTTTTTGATGCCGCTGTTGATTCTCTCGAACCAGAAATTGTTGTCGATCAGTCCAACAGCAGCTTGACTGCGCCATCTTTTGCCTTCGCCAAACCTCTTGTAGGTTTGGCCTTGTTGGCAGCCTTGGCGCTTGCTGTGTGCTGGATGTATGGAATGTCTGGACGAAGATTTGATGAAATGGAAGAATGTATGAAAAGCGAACGTATAGATGAATATGATAGCGAGGATGACGATGAAACCAACATGAGCGAAAGTGAGGATGACGATGAAATGAATTTGAGCGAAAGTGAGGATGACGATGAAACCAGTATGAATGAAAGTGAAGAACACCTCGAAAATGATATGACCGACAGTGAGAATGAACTGGAAACAGATGTGAGCAGAGTTTCTAGACTGGAAGACAGTCTAGAACTGGAAGATCTGGAAGACGGCGACGAGGAACTGGAAGAGACCACCGAAACTGAACAACTGGAAAGCACCGAGGAAGAAGGAGACCTGCCCACACTATATCAAGAACAGCCAGATGTAGAAATGCAGAGGTTGCAAGAATCCCTGGAAAAGAGTCAGGCTAACGGCACTAGAATGGAACAGCTCTTGAAGGAAGCAGAAAAGGCGATAGAGCGGATTCAAAGGGAACTTGAGGGCAAGGATATTTTGCTGGAAAAGAGGGCAGACGACACAGCAGCGATGAGCAGACAAATCGAGAGCGTCTGCCTTCAAAAAGAACAAGTTCTGACTGAAAACCGTCGCCTACAACATGACCTGGAACTGGCTCTAGACCAAGGAGAGAAAGCAGATAACTTTAACAAAGAACTGATGGATCAAATAGCGTCTCTGGAGAGACGACTAGAGGAGACTGAAAACTTCCTCAAGAAAAGGGACGAAGATGAGACGGAATTGAAAAGGCTCTTCCAGAAAGAGATGGTCGACAAAGAAAGAGATCTGCAGTgcgctaaagaaaaagaaactgaattGAGCCTCAAACTGGAAAAGATAGAAACTTTCAATCAAATTCTTGACGCAGAGAATGAAGATTTGATGAGGCTCGTAGTAGACTACAGGGAGGCCTTAGACCAGAAGGAGAGGAAAGTCGACCATCTGCAAGAATTACTGGCACGTCAAGCGACAGAGTCTGAGAAAGACCAAGAGAAACTGACGACTCTGGCAGTGCAAATGACGGCCATTGAAGGCACTGTAGAAGAACTGGAAAACCAACTGAGTGCCATTCAAGAGAACCAAGAAGTTCTCCAAGGAAAACTCGAGCTCACTGAATCGGAAAACTCTACACTTAGGGAGGTAGCAGCTGACCTAAAAGATAGAAATTGTGAGCTTGAGAAAAACCTGGCTGACGAGACCCACAAGAACTTGGTACTAGAATATCAAGTTCAGTTCCTAGAATCAGTTTTGCGCCAAAAAGAGTCTCAGTTGGTCTCTGCATCGGAAATTTTAAATGCAGAAAGAGCGAAAACTGAGATTATGGCACAAGAACTACAAGTGATGAGGAACTGGGTCGCAGAACTAGGAGGAGAGAATGAAAAGTGCAAAGAAGAGATAGCAGCAAAAGCAGCAGAAGTGACTTCACTGCAGAAAGAGTTAAACAATGAGAAGAAGTTGACCCAAGTTCTGGCTGGAGAAGCCCAGGTTATGAAGAACTGGGTCGCAGAACTAGGAGGAGAGAACGCCACGCTTCAGGATGAGGTAATCAAAACCGACCTGAAAATAAATTCACTTCTGAAGTCTTTAAGAAAGgagaaacagaggagcagaaatcTCCAGGAAGCTCTCCATCATGGGAAGGAGATGGAAAACTTGCTGAAAGAAGAAAAGACGAGAGGAAATGAGATGGCGACTTCCCTGAGAACCTTCAAAGTAGAGCTCAATAACAGGGACCTCCAAATTGAAAACCTCCTAAACATGGAGAAGAAATTGATATGCGAAAAAGAAGAACTTGTCGAGGAACTAGGGATCGCTCTCAGTCACGGCAAGGAACTGGACACCTTGCTGGAGGAAGCAGGCCAGAAGGCGACAAAACTCGCAAACGATTTCGAGGAAGAGGTCCAGAAAAGGGAGGACCAATTGAGAGATCTCTTAGACAAAGAGGAACAACTCAGAGCTGAAAAGCTAGAGTTGGAAGACAGATTAGAAAATGCTGTCAATCTTCTAATTAAAGAACAGCAGGAAAATGTAAACTGGCAGGAAATGTtacaagaaagggaaaaagaagtaGAGACGCTGAGGAAAGATGAAAAAGACCATCAAGAACAGAGGAAGGAGATGGAGAACAAACTGCAGGAAGGTAAGAAAGAGCTCCAGCAACTTAGAACGGAATGTGAAAATCTGAAAGAAAATTGGAGGATACAAGAGGAAAAGATGATAAAGGAACAACAGCGTCTCATGGAGCGCCAAAGGAGACAGGAAGAGGCTCTGAGGGAACAGGACAAATACATGCTAATGACGCTTCTCCACGGGACAGCTCAGAGGAACTTCCATCTGCAGCACATTGCACTGCAACATGGAACTGAAACTCTGGACAGCATCAGTGAAAAGGAGAAGCAAGATGAGGACCTGTGGTTGAGGAAGGAGAAACAACACAGGAAATACTGCGATACCCAGCAGGAGAGGACCAACTACCCGAAACAGTGGGATGTCCTAACTCAGACGTTGATGGAACTCACTCGTGGAGATTCTGGCGAGAATTGTGAGATTTCCAACGGAAAACCTGATGACAAAACTTGTCATCAAAGCAGTGAAAGATGA